One Microtus pennsylvanicus isolate mMicPen1 chromosome 3, mMicPen1.hap1, whole genome shotgun sequence DNA window includes the following coding sequences:
- the Cimip2b gene encoding ciliary microtubule inner protein 2B, translating into MAVVNTDIPGLSPRNPHYIPGYTGHCPLLRYSMGQTYGQVTSQLLRGPPGLAWPPAHRKLLPPIQSPRSPGISRGRLPPRRGHERLSSSIVPGYTGFIPQAQFMFAKNCNQVWAEAMNNFTQRQGQQGSHELSKEAGGGKEAEKDQGPEAEEPELKQEVAQTSPYSMDDTDPQKFFMSGFTGYVPRARFLFGSSFPVLTNQALQEFGQKCSKGRVQKDPKPLSPLPRPNFQNLGLLPHYGGYVPGYKFQFGGTFGHLTHDALGLSTTQKQLLA; encoded by the exons ATGGCTGTGGTCAACACCGACATCCCAGGACTCAGCCCTCGGAATCCTCACTATATTCCAGG GTACACTGGACACTGCCCACTGCTTCGGTATAGCATGGGCCAGACCTACGGGCAGGTGACCAGTCAGCTCCTTCGAGGCCCTCCTGGCCTAGCCTGGCCTCCTGCTCACCGCAagcttctgcctcccatccaGTCTCCAAGATCTCCTGGGATTTCCAGGGGGAGGCTACCTCCCAGGCGCGGGCATGAAAGGCTCAGCTCCAGCATAGTCCCTGGGTATACAG GTTTTATACCGCAGGCACAGTTCATGTTTGCCAAGAACTGCAACCAGGTTTGGGCTGAAGCTATGAATAATTTTACGCAAAGGCAGGGGCAGCAGGGGAGTCATGAGCTGTCAAAGGAGgctgggggaggaaaagaggccGAGAAAGACCAAGGACCCGAGGCAGAGGAGCCCGAGCTGAAGCAGGAGGTGGCCCAA ACATCCCCGTACTCCATGGATGACACAGATCCCCAGAAATTCTTCATGTCAG GCTTCACTGGCTACGTGCCCCGTGCCCGCTTCCTCTTTGGCTCCAGCTTTCCCGTGCTCACCAACCAGGCACTGCAGGAATTTGGGCAGAAGTGCTCAAAGGGCAGAGTGCAGAAGGATCCCAAACCTCTTTCTCCGCTCCCCAGGCCCAACTTCCAGAACCTGGGTCTCCTTCCTCACTATGGAGGCTATGTGCCAG GGTATAAGTTCCAGTTTGGTGGGACATTTGGGCACCTCACCCATGATGCTCTGGGCCTCAGCACCACTCAGAAACAGCTCCTGGCTTAA